One genomic region from Bacillus spongiae encodes:
- a CDS encoding flavoprotein, with amino-acid sequence MNHSFEKSLHAFINAWSSSSLIKFKDFLSKDYKAREIREGEIIDFGYEESILGWQQGFQFANSNEAKWRINELSRIPLKEDEMMVILSATMEVEGKNLETANLFFNTFKNSSQNEWKLVRSYIEAGIPTENLRNNTVQGY; translated from the coding sequence ATGAATCATTCTTTTGAAAAATCTCTTCACGCTTTCATTAATGCGTGGAGTTCTTCATCATTAATTAAGTTTAAAGATTTTCTGTCGAAGGATTATAAGGCAAGAGAAATTAGAGAAGGAGAAATAATAGATTTTGGTTATGAAGAGTCCATCCTTGGATGGCAGCAAGGCTTTCAATTTGCCAATAGTAATGAGGCAAAATGGAGAATCAATGAGCTATCAAGAATTCCATTAAAAGAGGATGAAATGATGGTCATTCTTTCAGCGACGATGGAAGTTGAAGGAAAAAATTTAGAAACAGCCAATTTATTTTTTAATACGTTCAAAAATAGTAGTCAAAACGAGTGGAAATTAGTAAGAAGCTATATTGAAGCTGGAATCCCGACGGAGAACTTACGTAACAATACGGTACAAGGTTATTGA